In the Harmonia axyridis chromosome 3, icHarAxyr1.1, whole genome shotgun sequence genome, one interval contains:
- the LOC123676715 gene encoding uncharacterized protein LOC123676715 isoform X2, with protein MFPEDFLNEQQNYITNMILVVILGGLLGIVFLPKCYRMVRQYDICDVTLKSQQKGNSPTMEEPPSNLLCEQDGHVPQLPPRLKKAEESVLEEPTFPDNDDIDEEISAQMTQSYSEISFKTDPSPGDEDIFLPGSSAVPLAEQMLQRPATLAYDRNFTPNKPMNLEGTFHREGNMTHYVTDNLEYKIKLSSPVSKKSDTPSNSSKSSTPMSLHRRNIFQQMGLPNLSLLQDLEYEAQSMATSIDALTENLCEILQSISSLTAQNVDIYKDAVTKMSEAMDSNIKSMYTMMAKAEEVTKTMKNVQGYSQRIKDIRRLVDLFESYL; from the exons ATGTTTCCCGAAGATTTTCTTAACGAACAACAAAATTACATAACAAATATGATACTAGTAGTAATTTTAGGGGGTTTACTGGGGATTGTTTTTCTTCCCAAATGCTATAGAATGGTACGTCAGTATGACATTTGTGACGTCACGTTAAAATCACAACAAAAAGGAAACAG TCCTACAATGGAAGAACCTCCTTCGAACTTATTGTGTGAACAAGATGGTCATGTTCCTCAATTACCACCCCGATTGAAAAAAGCTGAAGAATCAGTATTGGAAGAACCAACCTTTCCAGATAATGATGACATAGACGAGGAAATTTCAGCACAAATGACTCAATCCTATAGTGAAATATCCTTCAAAACTGATCCAAGTCCAGGAGACGAAGATATTTTCTTACCAGGTTCTTCAGCCGTACCTCTAGCTGAGCAGATGTTACAAAGACCTGCAACATTGGCTTACGATAGGAATTTTACACCGAATAAGCCTATGAACCTCGAAGGTACTTTTCACAGAGAGGGTAACATGACACATTACGTTACTGATAACTTAGAATATAAGATCAAACTATCTAGTCCTGTTTCAAAGAAAAGCGACACCCCTTCGAATAGTTCCAAAAGTAGTACTCCTATGAGTTTGCACCGCAGGAATATTTTCCAACAGATGGGATTACCAAACTTGTCGTTGTTGCAAGATTTGGAATATGAAGCTCAGAGTATGGCCACTTCGATTGATGCTCTCACAGAAAATTTGTGTGAAATTCTACAATCAATTTCTTCGTTAACAGCTCAAAATGTTGATATATATAAAGATGCTGTTACAAAGATGTCTGAAGCCATGGATTCGAACATAAAGAGTATGTACACCATGATGGCCAAAGCTGAGGAAGTCACAAAAACCATGAAGAATGTACAAGGATATTCACAAAGAATTAAAGATATCAGAAGACTGGTTGATTTGTTTGAAAGCTACctttga
- the LOC123676715 gene encoding uncharacterized protein LOC123676715 isoform X1 translates to MDPQLFWELSFLGVLLVITRVLYLIFQITTGSTRSSDVFGRSKCRTMIFIGSGGHTTEMLKLLRGVEFSKFTPRFYIMAKTDQRSYDKVVNFEKTKEDKDYFIIKVPRSREVHQSYLTSIITTLYSILYSVPIVIKTWPDIVICNGPGSCVPICFICFVLKCLFIKNIQVVFIESYCRVKTFSLTGKIMAYLADNFLVHWLELRHRMKRAEYIGRLIPTMEEPPSNLLCEQDGHVPQLPPRLKKAEESVLEEPTFPDNDDIDEEISAQMTQSYSEISFKTDPSPGDEDIFLPGSSAVPLAEQMLQRPATLAYDRNFTPNKPMNLEGTFHREGNMTHYVTDNLEYKIKLSSPVSKKSDTPSNSSKSSTPMSLHRRNIFQQMGLPNLSLLQDLEYEAQSMATSIDALTENLCEILQSISSLTAQNVDIYKDAVTKMSEAMDSNIKSMYTMMAKAEEVTKTMKNVQGYSQRIKDIRRLVDLFESYL, encoded by the exons ATGGATCCACAGCTTTTTTGGGAACTTTCTTTCTTAGGGGTACTCTTGGTCATCACTAGAGTTCTATATTTGATATTCCAAATAACAACTGGTAGCACCAGGTCGAGTGACGTTTTTGGAAGATCAAAATGCAGGACAATGATTTTTATTGGTTCAGGAGGCCATACAACGGAAATGCTAAAATTATTACGAGGCGTCGAATTTTCTAAATTCACACCTCGTTTTTACATAATGGCTAAAACAGATCAAAGGAGCTATGACAAAGTTGTGAACTTTGAGAAGACGAAAGAGGATAAAGACTATTTCATAATTAAAGTTCCAAGAAGTAGAGAAGTGCATCAATCTTATCTTACATCTATTATAACAACTCTTTACTCCATTTTATATTCGGTGCCAATTGTTATAAAAACTTGGCCAGACATTGTAATCTGCAACGGGCCTGGTAGCTGTGTGccaatttgttttatttgttttgTACTCAAGTgtttgttcattaaaaacattCAAGTAGTTTTTATTGAAAGCTATTGTCGTGTGAAGACTTTCTCTTTGACTGGTAAAATAATGGCATATTTAGCTGATAATTTTCTTGTACATTGGTTAGAACTACGACATAGAATGAAGAGAGCTGAGTATATTGGAAGACTCAt TCCTACAATGGAAGAACCTCCTTCGAACTTATTGTGTGAACAAGATGGTCATGTTCCTCAATTACCACCCCGATTGAAAAAAGCTGAAGAATCAGTATTGGAAGAACCAACCTTTCCAGATAATGATGACATAGACGAGGAAATTTCAGCACAAATGACTCAATCCTATAGTGAAATATCCTTCAAAACTGATCCAAGTCCAGGAGACGAAGATATTTTCTTACCAGGTTCTTCAGCCGTACCTCTAGCTGAGCAGATGTTACAAAGACCTGCAACATTGGCTTACGATAGGAATTTTACACCGAATAAGCCTATGAACCTCGAAGGTACTTTTCACAGAGAGGGTAACATGACACATTACGTTACTGATAACTTAGAATATAAGATCAAACTATCTAGTCCTGTTTCAAAGAAAAGCGACACCCCTTCGAATAGTTCCAAAAGTAGTACTCCTATGAGTTTGCACCGCAGGAATATTTTCCAACAGATGGGATTACCAAACTTGTCGTTGTTGCAAGATTTGGAATATGAAGCTCAGAGTATGGCCACTTCGATTGATGCTCTCACAGAAAATTTGTGTGAAATTCTACAATCAATTTCTTCGTTAACAGCTCAAAATGTTGATATATATAAAGATGCTGTTACAAAGATGTCTGAAGCCATGGATTCGAACATAAAGAGTATGTACACCATGATGGCCAAAGCTGAGGAAGTCACAAAAACCATGAAGAATGTACAAGGATATTCACAAAGAATTAAAGATATCAGAAGACTGGTTGATTTGTTTGAAAGCTACctttga